The Methanomethylovorans hollandica DSM 15978 genome includes a region encoding these proteins:
- a CDS encoding cobalt-factor II C(20)-methyltransferase — MLIGVGLGPGSPELLTLKAVETLKKSHKVYVPGRMAAELVAPYAEAEILDFPMLTDYTVLNEIWTKNAELIAEESRHNLISFGLIGDPNFFSTFTHLKRVMNRLYPDIETATIPGISSITSFASRADAEVDASFEVSDGSEKTYKIVLKATRPLEIIDSMKKEGYNKFTFVQRLFMEDEIIIKEVQKIPEKGNYFSIVFGQKE; from the coding sequence ATGCTGATTGGAGTTGGACTTGGACCGGGATCCCCGGAACTTCTTACGTTGAAGGCTGTAGAGACCCTTAAGAAAAGCCACAAGGTGTACGTGCCTGGCAGAATGGCTGCAGAGCTTGTTGCTCCGTACGCTGAAGCGGAGATCCTTGATTTCCCTATGCTTACCGATTATACTGTCCTCAACGAGATATGGACAAAGAATGCAGAGCTTATAGCAGAAGAGTCCAGGCATAACCTCATATCTTTCGGACTTATAGGCGATCCAAATTTCTTTTCTACCTTCACGCATCTTAAAAGAGTGATGAACAGGCTGTACCCGGATATTGAAACTGCCACAATACCCGGTATAAGTTCCATTACATCCTTCGCCTCCAGAGCTGATGCGGAGGTCGATGCTTCATTTGAAGTAAGTGATGGGTCAGAGAAGACATACAAAATAGTTCTTAAAGCAACAAGACCTCTTGAGATCATTGACTCCATGAAAAAGGAGGGCTATAACAAATTCACTTTTGTACAGCGCCTGTTCATGGAAGATGAAATAATCATCAAGGAAGTGCAAAAGATCCCCGAAAAAGGTAATTACTTCAGCATAGTGTTCGGGCAAAAAGAATAA
- the cobM gene encoding precorrin-4 C(11)-methyltransferase — MAHKVFFVGSGPGNAKYITVMGKELLEQADLVIYAGSLVNPEVLNYSKGEKVDSYGLTLDETNKLMVDALNAGKKVVRLHSGDPSLYGSIVEQIEELKKFDVEVEIVPGVSSVFATAAALKTQLTLNNVTETLIITRPAGKTLEEDQIKELSRHNATMAVFLGTQKIEEIMKKVEYSPDTPVAVVYHASWPDQKIVIGTVADIAQKVKDEGIKRSAMILIGGVVDPKNYGRSYLYGVAQEPLS; from the coding sequence ATGGCTCATAAGGTATTTTTTGTGGGTTCTGGCCCGGGTAACGCTAAATATATAACCGTCATGGGCAAGGAACTTCTGGAACAAGCGGACCTGGTGATATATGCCGGTTCTCTTGTGAACCCCGAGGTCCTTAACTATTCAAAGGGAGAAAAAGTAGATAGCTACGGACTCACCCTGGACGAGACAAACAAACTGATGGTGGATGCTCTGAACGCCGGCAAAAAGGTAGTGCGTCTACACAGTGGGGATCCGTCGCTCTATGGCTCTATAGTCGAACAGATAGAGGAATTGAAGAAGTTCGATGTTGAGGTGGAGATAGTTCCGGGAGTGTCCTCAGTGTTTGCAACCGCAGCAGCTCTCAAAACGCAGCTCACCCTGAACAACGTTACAGAAACCCTCATCATAACAAGACCCGCGGGAAAGACCTTGGAAGAAGACCAGATAAAGGAACTTTCCCGGCATAATGCCACAATGGCAGTCTTCCTGGGTACGCAGAAGATAGAAGAGATCATGAAAAAGGTGGAGTATAGTCCCGATACTCCGGTAGCTGTGGTGTACCATGCATCCTGGCCTGACCAGAAGATAGTAATCGGCACTGTGGCAGATATAGCTCAGAAGGTTAAAGATGAAGGCATAAAACGTTCAGCCATGATCCTCATTGGAGGAGTGGTGGACCCAAAGAACTATGGGAGGTCTTACCTATACGGAGTAGCACAAGAACCGCTGTCATAA
- a CDS encoding cobalamin biosynthesis protein CbiG, which yields MFRKAFEEYDAIVAVFATGIVVRDIAPLIQDKWKDPAVVVVDSNLNFAISLLGGHHGANELVRRISEIGAIPVITTATEVHNRNSVEGIAKALGCYIVNKDSTRQVNCSLLEQDVEVLEIKGPKIVVVGDDVSVLKKQKAENR from the coding sequence ATATTCAGAAAGGCCTTTGAGGAATACGATGCAATAGTGGCGGTGTTCGCAACTGGTATAGTGGTGAGGGACATAGCACCACTTATTCAGGATAAATGGAAGGATCCGGCTGTAGTTGTGGTGGATTCTAACCTCAACTTTGCGATCTCCCTGCTAGGGGGGCATCATGGTGCCAACGAGCTGGTCCGCAGGATTTCAGAAATAGGAGCCATACCGGTCATCACCACAGCCACAGAAGTGCATAACCGCAACTCTGTGGAGGGTATTGCCAAGGCATTGGGATGCTACATCGTTAACAAGGACTCCACTCGGCAGGTCAACTGTTCCCTGCTGGAACAGGATGTGGAAGTGCTTGAGATAAAAGGTCCCAAGATAGTTGTAGTGGGCGATGATGTGTCTGTGCTTAAAAAGCAAAAGGCGGAAAACAGATGA
- a CDS encoding cobalamin biosynthesis protein, whose translation MIIGIGARRGVNKEEVISAIEAALAEAGMKSDDIDMFASSTLKENETGLLEAVNVLGKEIKFLSEEEINLYEAPSGSQANRFGLTGVAEPSALALSKKKELILRKKVYGRITIAIAE comes from the coding sequence ATGATCATAGGTATCGGGGCCAGGCGGGGAGTCAACAAAGAAGAGGTCATATCTGCCATTGAGGCTGCACTTGCAGAAGCGGGAATGAAGAGCGATGATATAGATATGTTCGCATCCTCAACGTTAAAGGAGAATGAAACTGGCCTGCTTGAAGCTGTTAATGTCCTGGGAAAGGAAATAAAGTTCCTTTCTGAGGAAGAAATCAATCTTTATGAAGCGCCATCGGGATCCCAGGCAAATCGGTTCGGTTTGACAGGAGTGGCAGAACCATCTGCATTGGCGCTTTCTAAAAAAAAGGAATTGATCTTAAGGAAGAAAGTATATGGAAGGATCACAATCGCAATCGCAGAATAA
- the cobJ gene encoding precorrin-3B C(17)-methyltransferase produces the protein MEGSQSQSQNNTSAGKGKLYIIGIGPGSVPQMTIAARDVLMNSDYIVGNGTYLDQITELIDKQEIIRSAMGKEVDRAVKAVQLAKDKIVSMISGGDANIYGMAGLVLEVAEHEGLDVDIEVLPGVTAITAAASVLGAPIVNDFAVISLSDLLTPWEVIEKRLHAAASADFVISLYNPKSRQRKSNFSQAIDIIKKYKNGSVPVGLVKNALRTADQDYVVTTLDEVMNYNDWVDMSTTILIANNESRIWKSNNRERIITPRGYQRKYDY, from the coding sequence ATGGAAGGATCACAATCGCAATCGCAGAATAACACCTCTGCTGGAAAAGGGAAGCTGTACATAATAGGCATAGGACCTGGTTCAGTGCCACAGATGACCATTGCTGCCAGAGATGTATTGATGAACTCTGACTATATAGTCGGGAACGGCACATATCTTGACCAGATCACAGAGCTGATCGATAAACAGGAGATCATCCGCAGTGCTATGGGCAAGGAAGTGGACAGGGCTGTAAAGGCAGTACAATTGGCCAAGGACAAGATAGTATCCATGATCAGCGGAGGAGATGCCAATATTTATGGGATGGCAGGACTTGTTTTAGAAGTAGCGGAACACGAGGGTCTTGATGTAGATATAGAAGTGCTTCCGGGAGTTACGGCTATCACTGCCGCAGCAAGCGTGCTGGGTGCTCCCATAGTAAATGATTTTGCAGTTATAAGTTTGAGCGACCTGCTCACACCTTGGGAAGTCATTGAAAAAAGACTGCATGCAGCAGCTTCTGCAGATTTTGTGATCTCACTCTACAATCCAAAAAGCCGGCAGCGCAAGTCTAATTTCTCACAGGCCATAGACATAATCAAAAAATATAAGAATGGTTCAGTACCTGTCGGCCTTGTAAAGAATGCATTAAGGACCGCAGATCAGGATTATGTTGTCACCACCCTGGATGAAGTTATGAACTACAACGACTGGGTAGATATGAGCACCACCATCCTGATAGCTAACAATGAGTCCAGGATCTGGAAGAGCAATAATAGAGAAAGAATCATTACTCCAAGGGGGTATCAGAGAAAGTATGACTACTAA
- a CDS encoding precorrin-8X methylmutase, with protein MTTKSKEKSGSMAIEELVEFTTKIDPALIDICTDLGAQTDEAKAIYMTSRNLAKQIVGDKTIEDRIRQRCMVAVGDISMAYLMHFNKDPIQAGVDALKKGAPIFVDINMVKYGITKMGHKSDVICVMDEDKDSAIAKKFGITRTAAGFLACRDRLEGSIVAIGNAPSAALAVCRMVEHGIRPALVIATPVGFVNAAESKEVVRDTDIPSITCVGTRGGTPIAVACVNELVAIANEKDECED; from the coding sequence ATGACTACTAAGAGCAAAGAAAAGTCCGGTTCAATGGCAATTGAAGAACTTGTTGAGTTTACTACAAAAATAGACCCTGCACTTATTGACATCTGTACTGACCTCGGCGCCCAGACCGATGAGGCCAAGGCCATTTACATGACAAGCCGCAATCTTGCTAAACAGATAGTGGGAGACAAAACAATAGAAGATAGAATCAGACAGCGCTGTATGGTTGCTGTAGGCGATATCTCCATGGCCTACCTCATGCACTTTAATAAAGATCCTATCCAGGCAGGCGTAGACGCTCTGAAAAAAGGTGCCCCAATATTTGTAGATATCAACATGGTGAAATATGGGATCACAAAGATGGGACATAAGTCCGATGTCATCTGCGTGATGGACGAGGATAAGGACTCCGCCATCGCTAAAAAGTTTGGAATCACAAGGACAGCAGCTGGTTTTCTTGCGTGCCGGGACAGGCTGGAAGGCTCTATAGTTGCCATAGGCAATGCCCCTTCAGCAGCACTTGCAGTGTGCCGTATGGTGGAACATGGTATAAGGCCCGCTCTTGTCATAGCAACCCCTGTAGGCTTTGTGAATGCTGCAGAGTCCAAGGAAGTCGTTAGGGATACAGACATACCTTCAATTACATGTGTCGGTACCAGGGGAGGAACTCCTATAGCTGTTGCATGTGTCAACGAACTTGTGGCGATAGCCAATGAAAAAGACGAATGCGAGGACTAG
- a CDS encoding cytochrome c biogenesis CcdA family protein: protein MVITDLDPLAVLFAGIVSVLSPCTLPLLPAILAFSTKEGKYRPVAVVIGLALSFTAMGVLTSAFGAFLLDYIPYLHLAASIMIILFGIVMLFDLQFLNRILSFTGKVHVEKQGFLGGILLGSSLGIIWIPCVGPLLGSVLLLVAVQGNLVYGASLLLIYSIGFAVPMLIIAYSANVSSKRLSSIALYDVFMKKIAGFLLIVAGLWMAYTSQITTLFQF, encoded by the coding sequence ATGGTCATTACAGATCTTGACCCTCTGGCTGTGCTGTTTGCTGGCATTGTGAGTGTACTTTCGCCCTGCACACTTCCATTACTGCCTGCAATATTGGCCTTTTCTACAAAGGAAGGGAAATACAGGCCTGTTGCAGTGGTTATCGGATTAGCCCTTTCCTTTACTGCAATGGGTGTTCTCACATCTGCCTTTGGAGCTTTTCTGCTAGACTATATACCTTATTTGCATCTCGCAGCTTCCATTATGATTATTCTTTTTGGCATTGTCATGTTATTTGATCTCCAGTTTCTCAACAGGATATTATCATTCACTGGTAAGGTACATGTTGAAAAACAGGGTTTTCTAGGAGGTATTCTTCTCGGTTCATCCCTGGGGATCATCTGGATTCCATGCGTTGGTCCTTTACTGGGAAGCGTGCTTTTGCTGGTGGCTGTGCAGGGCAATCTGGTCTACGGAGCATCATTGCTGCTAATATATTCAATAGGTTTTGCAGTGCCCATGCTGATTATAGCATATTCTGCAAATGTGTCTTCCAAGAGATTGAGCAGCATAGCCCTCTATGATGTTTTTATGAAAAAAATAGCAGGCTTTTTACTGATTGTTGCAGGGTTATGGATGGCATACACCAGTCAAATAACTACGCTTTTCCAGTTCTAA
- a CDS encoding thioredoxin family protein, whose amino-acid sequence MKKYLFLCIVALLIGASGCLDADPSSENGTVVNVQDMQQIDQALVSGPVFVSMGFASCPACKIMKPTIEEISQEYTGKATIMYIDTRESPQVARGFNVYSVPDMFVILNNDSEGYLYMASDGNITRNRDIARFIGVTDKETLLKTLDMAIASRNNQ is encoded by the coding sequence ATGAAAAAATATCTTTTCCTTTGTATTGTAGCCTTATTGATAGGCGCTTCCGGTTGTCTTGATGCAGATCCTTCTTCAGAGAACGGCACCGTAGTGAATGTTCAAGATATGCAGCAAATAGACCAGGCTCTGGTTTCAGGGCCTGTATTTGTATCTATGGGCTTTGCCTCGTGTCCTGCATGCAAGATCATGAAACCCACAATTGAAGAGATCTCACAGGAGTATACAGGGAAAGCAACAATTATGTATATTGATACGCGGGAGAGTCCTCAGGTGGCTAGAGGCTTCAATGTCTATTCTGTTCCTGACATGTTCGTTATATTGAACAATGATTCGGAAGGGTATCTCTATATGGCCTCTGATGGTAATATTACCAGGAACAGGGACATTGCCAGGTTTATCGGGGTAACTGACAAAGAAACCCTTCTCAAAACTTTGGATATGGCTATTGCATCAAGGAACAATCAGTAA
- a CDS encoding 2,5-diamino-6-(ribosylamino)-4(3H)-pyrimidinone 5'-phosphate reductase, translated as MDRPFIFINSAMSADGKISTWQRKQVRISGAIDFDRVDRLRCGSDAIMVGIGTVLADDPSLTVKSVQRKIERKEKGFDENPVRVIIDSQARTPIDADIFKKGEGRRIVVVSSSAPSENVKALRRKAMVIIAGESRVDLPDAMEQLYLLGINRLMVEGGATLNWAMLSSGLVDEIYTFVGNVIIGGQVAPTLVDGEGFKDTSTLPLELISAEKIEQGILLKWKVLNFQ; from the coding sequence ATGGATAGGCCTTTTATATTCATCAATTCTGCCATGTCTGCTGATGGGAAGATCTCTACATGGCAGAGAAAACAGGTGCGGATCTCAGGGGCTATAGATTTTGATCGTGTGGACAGGTTGCGTTGTGGATCGGATGCGATCATGGTTGGTATAGGTACTGTACTTGCGGATGATCCAAGTCTCACAGTGAAATCTGTGCAAAGAAAAATTGAACGTAAGGAGAAAGGATTTGATGAAAATCCTGTCCGCGTTATAATTGATAGTCAAGCAAGAACCCCTATTGATGCTGATATTTTCAAAAAGGGTGAAGGCCGGAGAATAGTTGTAGTTAGTTCATCCGCTCCTTCTGAAAATGTAAAAGCATTGAGGAGGAAAGCCATGGTCATCATCGCCGGTGAAAGCCGAGTCGATCTTCCTGATGCTATGGAGCAGTTGTATCTGCTGGGTATCAATCGTTTAATGGTTGAGGGTGGAGCAACACTTAACTGGGCCATGCTCTCAAGCGGGCTTGTGGATGAGATATACACTTTTGTGGGAAATGTTATAATTGGAGGTCAAGTAGCGCCCACTCTGGTGGATGGTGAAGGATTTAAGGATACAAGTACTCTGCCTCTTGAACTTATTTCAGCAGAGAAAATAGAGCAAGGTATTCTTTTGAAATGGAAGGTCCTCAATTTCCAATAA
- a CDS encoding CBS domain-containing protein, whose translation MPKNIKVSDIMVKDVACATLPGSRDEVLEILKAKKVSGVPVLKDGKLVGIVSRSNLLQNPEEEQLALLMTRDPVSISADKDITDAARLILQHNIRRLPVVEDGKLQGLLTVADLVGALADLNLTDHVGQYSSNKSVPVWSECPLNVVARVMELANVKAVPVLSSELELVGIISDRDVISASIIEDSVEMSNMSNGADDDHWTWESMRDTMSIYYSVSRIKVPNVFAKDIMVTSLVKASYISGVSECALKMKRNRIDQVPIVNANQKFLGLLRDRDLLKSIVDL comes from the coding sequence ATGCCTAAAAACATTAAAGTTTCAGACATAATGGTAAAAGATGTTGCTTGTGCAACACTCCCAGGCTCAAGAGATGAAGTCCTTGAGATACTGAAGGCAAAAAAAGTATCCGGGGTCCCTGTATTAAAGGATGGAAAGCTTGTTGGTATTGTCAGCAGGTCAAATCTATTACAGAACCCGGAAGAAGAACAACTTGCATTGCTTATGACCAGGGATCCTGTCAGTATAAGCGCGGATAAGGATATCACAGATGCTGCCAGGCTGATACTGCAACATAATATTCGCAGGCTTCCTGTAGTCGAAGATGGGAAACTGCAAGGGTTACTTACGGTCGCTGATCTTGTTGGCGCTCTTGCAGATCTGAATCTCACTGATCATGTAGGTCAGTACAGCAGTAATAAATCAGTACCTGTATGGAGTGAATGCCCTCTTAACGTTGTTGCAAGGGTCATGGAACTTGCGAACGTGAAAGCAGTTCCCGTCCTGAGCTCAGAACTCGAGCTTGTGGGTATCATCTCGGACCGGGATGTTATCAGTGCCAGTATAATCGAAGACTCAGTAGAGATGTCAAACATGTCAAATGGTGCGGATGATGATCATTGGACATGGGAATCCATGCGTGATACCATGAGCATCTACTACAGTGTTTCAAGGATCAAGGTTCCAAACGTGTTTGCCAAGGATATTATGGTCACTAGCCTTGTAAAAGCCTCATATATATCTGGTGTAAGTGAATGTGCACTTAAGATGAAACGTAACCGTATCGACCAGGTCCCAATAGTCAATGCAAACCAGAAGTTCCTCGGACTATTAAGGGATCGTGATCTACTGAAGTCAATTGTCGATCTTTGA
- a CDS encoding universal stress protein, which produces MTAEFKKIFIATDGSEQNRRAIEYSIELAKIAGGKIFVGYVVDTAAFASIPMDAGWEMMYELLETEANNAVKNVEQLAKQAGVDAETIVLEGHPSNEIIDFAQKNGIDVIVMGTLGKSGLDRFLLGSVAEKVTRNSPVPVLVVKGVSSKKE; this is translated from the coding sequence ATGACAGCCGAGTTTAAGAAAATATTCATTGCGACAGACGGCTCTGAACAGAACAGAAGAGCTATAGAGTATAGCATAGAACTGGCAAAAATAGCCGGGGGTAAAATATTTGTCGGCTACGTTGTGGACACTGCTGCTTTTGCCTCTATTCCTATGGATGCAGGATGGGAAATGATGTATGAACTTCTGGAAACAGAAGCAAACAATGCTGTAAAAAATGTTGAACAGCTGGCGAAGCAAGCAGGTGTGGATGCAGAAACAATTGTACTGGAAGGTCATCCAAGCAATGAGATAATTGATTTCGCACAGAAAAACGGGATAGATGTTATAGTTATGGGCACCCTTGGAAAGAGTGGTCTTGACAGATTCCTTCTGGGAAGCGTTGCAGAGAAAGTGACTCGCAACTCCCCAGTTCCTGTCCTGGTAGTAAAGGGTGTCTCCTCCAAGAAAGAGTGA
- a CDS encoding amidohydrolase family protein yields the protein MSSEQVIYGKIILGPEPEIIKGYICLRDGVITDIGEENTTSEVIISPCLVNSHTHVGDSVLKDPVLGKTVDNRIERDLDALVKPPDGLKHRILMATPQSELIEAMKRTISDMIITGTSAFADFREGGVPGTLALKEALEGKDIEGMILGRISQTEGDKSDIEYEAELLLQESHGLGVSGARDLDRNVLETLREVAASRKKPFFIHSGERDRSDIGSALSLEPDVLVHMTHAEMSDLRQVADQQKPIVVCPRSNFITGVGMPPVEQMLDLGINVAVGTDNVMLDSPNMFTEMELLVKIFGVDDRQVFKMCTLNGASILNVNESGYIAKGLSPKIMLMNGNSDNLAGIADPLRGIVRRARPDDILTIIN from the coding sequence ATGTCCAGCGAACAGGTAATCTATGGGAAAATCATCCTGGGGCCGGAACCAGAAATCATCAAAGGATATATCTGTCTGAGAGACGGTGTCATAACTGATATCGGAGAGGAAAATACCACAAGCGAGGTAATTATTTCCCCGTGCCTGGTCAATTCGCATACTCACGTAGGTGATTCTGTACTTAAAGATCCTGTACTTGGGAAGACAGTTGATAATCGGATAGAGCGTGATCTGGATGCCCTTGTCAAGCCTCCGGATGGCCTTAAACATCGTATATTAATGGCCACTCCGCAGTCCGAACTTATCGAAGCAATGAAAAGAACCATTTCTGATATGATAATTACAGGAACATCTGCTTTTGCAGATTTCAGAGAAGGTGGAGTGCCAGGTACACTTGCTTTAAAGGAAGCGCTTGAAGGTAAAGATATAGAAGGTATGATCCTTGGCCGAATAAGTCAGACAGAAGGTGATAAGTCCGACATTGAATATGAAGCTGAGCTCTTATTACAGGAATCCCATGGTTTGGGTGTAAGTGGTGCCAGAGATCTGGACAGGAATGTACTGGAAACTTTAAGGGAAGTTGCAGCTTCGCGCAAGAAACCCTTTTTCATTCACTCCGGGGAGAGGGACAGGAGCGATATTGGTTCGGCACTTTCCCTGGAACCGGATGTACTAGTACATATGACCCATGCAGAGATGTCTGATCTCAGACAAGTTGCAGATCAGCAGAAACCAATAGTTGTATGCCCAAGGTCAAATTTCATTACAGGCGTAGGCATGCCACCTGTGGAGCAAATGCTAGACCTTGGTATCAATGTAGCTGTAGGTACTGACAATGTGATGCTTGATTCTCCCAATATGTTCACTGAGATGGAGCTACTTGTGAAAATATTCGGGGTAGATGATAGACAAGTATTTAAGATGTGTACGCTTAACGGTGCATCAATACTGAATGTCAATGAATCTGGATATATTGCAAAAGGTCTGAGTCCAAAGATCATGCTCATGAATGGAAACTCTGACAACCTTGCAGGTATTGCCGATCCTCTAAGAGGTATTGTTCGCAGGGCAAGACCCGATGATATCCTTACAATTATCAATTAA
- a CDS encoding DUF167 domain-containing protein, which translates to MPFKDALREVSDGIVIDLEVTPGSKRACVPSGYNPWRKRIEVKLSQAAQKGKANEQLIEHVAALFGVAGSSVSIISGAKNSQKSILVKKVDMDLAVAVLGRNIKE; encoded by the coding sequence ATGCCTTTCAAAGATGCATTAAGAGAGGTCAGTGATGGAATAGTGATAGACCTTGAAGTCACTCCGGGTTCTAAACGTGCATGTGTCCCGAGTGGCTATAATCCCTGGAGAAAGCGCATTGAAGTAAAGCTTTCCCAAGCTGCACAGAAAGGAAAGGCTAATGAACAACTGATAGAACATGTGGCAGCTTTATTCGGCGTGGCCGGCTCCTCTGTCAGCATCATCAGCGGGGCTAAGAACAGCCAGAAATCCATCCTTGTAAAAAAGGTGGATATGGACCTTGCAGTAGCTGTTCTTGGCAGGAATATAAAAGAGTGA
- a CDS encoding toprim domain-containing protein: MSKNFNTHRISGQDIILKAPMFVYRKRLELMEELLEELLCFSSEGNMILVEGKRDRASLEKLGIKGKIELVTYYPLTDICEKIAATGKEVVILTDWDRRGAILEKKIAGHLEHYGVKIKHQLRERVLSLVQKDIKDVESLYTHIQRLKQIADPGYNYNNTDDNVFI, translated from the coding sequence ATGTCTAAGAACTTTAATACCCATAGGATCTCAGGCCAGGATATAATCCTCAAGGCACCAATGTTCGTATATAGAAAACGTCTTGAGCTTATGGAAGAGTTGCTTGAGGAACTCCTTTGTTTTTCTAGTGAAGGGAACATGATCCTTGTAGAGGGAAAAAGAGACAGGGCATCACTTGAAAAGCTTGGTATAAAGGGAAAAATAGAACTTGTTACCTACTACCCCTTAACAGATATCTGCGAAAAAATTGCTGCTACTGGAAAAGAAGTAGTAATATTGACAGACTGGGACCGAAGAGGTGCCATTCTTGAAAAGAAGATAGCGGGGCACTTGGAGCATTATGGAGTTAAAATAAAGCATCAACTAAGGGAAAGAGTACTGTCGCTTGTACAAAAGGATATAAAGGATGTGGAAAGCCTGTATACCCATATTCAAAGATTAAAACAAATAGCTGATCCTGGGTACAACTATAACAACACTGATGATAACGTTTTCATTTAG
- a CDS encoding DUF356 domain-containing protein codes for MTRGIDIKSFAVIRADNADKVNVALHDLEHYGHLRFLSKPKRIEPQYADNVLVSVVGVPLKSKCNSAALVELDNNAGAAISKLRKIHPPAHIVIVSPRHKVYEELVDKAELYPEFERKFVSQDSTQSAYG; via the coding sequence TTGACCAGAGGGATTGACATTAAGTCGTTTGCTGTCATAAGGGCAGACAATGCCGATAAGGTTAATGTAGCATTGCATGATCTCGAACACTATGGTCATCTACGTTTTCTATCAAAGCCTAAGCGCATCGAACCCCAGTATGCTGATAATGTGCTTGTTAGTGTGGTCGGAGTACCTCTAAAATCCAAATGCAACTCTGCAGCGCTGGTGGAACTCGACAATAATGCGGGAGCAGCTATCAGTAAACTTCGTAAGATCCACCCGCCTGCTCACATTGTAATTGTGAGCCCACGGCATAAAGTCTACGAAGAATTAGTGGATAAAGCCGAGCTATATCCTGAATTTGAACGTAAGTTTGTGTCTCAGGACAGTACTCAATCGGCTTATGGCTAA
- the proC gene encoding pyrroline-5-carboxylate reductase, which produces MSLKDKKLGIIGTGKMGSALIKGICDSGIIAPSNVYASDVYDPGLEKMRTDIGINVSNDNNFTVVNSDVILLAVKPQILKSVLKSIRDKVTSEKLVISIAAGVPLQEIAKELVPETRIIRVMPNIAATVSAAASAVCPGAAASMEDAELALEIFSSVGSAIIVQEKLMDAVTGLSGSGPAYIFPVIEAMADGGVYEGLDRDSALVLAAQTVLGAAKMALEFHAHPGELKDMVTSPAGTTIRGIKELEERGVRAAFMNAVIASAKRSRELGE; this is translated from the coding sequence ATGAGCCTTAAGGATAAGAAGCTGGGGATTATCGGGACTGGGAAGATGGGTTCTGCCCTCATAAAAGGAATATGCGATTCAGGGATTATAGCCCCTTCCAATGTGTATGCAAGTGATGTGTATGATCCAGGACTGGAAAAAATGCGTACCGATATCGGTATAAATGTGTCTAATGATAATAATTTTACTGTTGTGAATTCCGATGTAATCCTGCTTGCGGTCAAACCTCAGATCCTGAAGAGTGTGCTCAAATCGATAAGGGACAAGGTTACTTCTGAGAAACTTGTGATATCGATAGCTGCAGGTGTTCCTCTGCAGGAGATAGCAAAAGAGCTTGTTCCTGAAACAAGGATCATACGTGTGATGCCAAACATCGCTGCAACAGTTTCAGCAGCTGCTTCTGCAGTCTGTCCGGGAGCAGCCGCTTCCATGGAAGATGCCGAACTTGCACTTGAGATTTTCAGTTCTGTAGGCAGTGCTATAATAGTCCAGGAAAAACTGATGGATGCGGTGACAGGACTTTCAGGAAGCGGACCTGCATATATATTCCCTGTTATCGAAGCTATGGCTGATGGTGGAGTATATGAAGGTCTTGATCGGGATAGTGCGCTTGTGCTGGCAGCTCAGACGGTGCTTGGTGCAGCAAAGATGGCGCTTGAGTTCCATGCTCATCCGGGTGAGCTCAAGGATATGGTTACTTCTCCTGCAGGAACCACTATCAGGGGCATAAAGGAACTTGAGGAAAGGGGTGTACGTGCTGCCTTTATGAATGCGGTCATTGCTTCTGCAAAAAGGTCCCGGGAACTTGGGGAATAA